A single region of the Streptomyces sp. NBC_01803 genome encodes:
- a CDS encoding DUF1707 and FHA domain-containing protein, with amino-acid sequence MASVEFSAHSPRISDADRERALDVLREGVVEGRVSQETFLHRVEVIMSARVPDELVAVLHDLPARQPPPAPRAGWFVGSLTRLAAFRQRARMAWRAERLPQLLLPAPAQEALSIGRAPGCGLRLSHAGVSRHHATLRGTGTGWLLTDLGSANGTWVNGHRVAGTVPVGPGDQVRFGAVSFRLAVVIAGR; translated from the coding sequence ATGGCCTCCGTCGAGTTCAGCGCGCATTCGCCCCGCATATCGGATGCGGACCGGGAGCGCGCCCTCGATGTGCTGCGGGAGGGCGTGGTGGAGGGCCGCGTCTCGCAGGAGACCTTCCTGCACCGGGTCGAGGTCATCATGAGCGCCCGGGTGCCCGACGAGCTGGTCGCGGTGCTGCACGACCTGCCCGCGCGACAGCCGCCGCCCGCGCCGCGCGCCGGGTGGTTCGTCGGGTCGCTCACCCGGCTCGCCGCGTTCCGGCAGCGGGCACGCATGGCCTGGCGGGCGGAGCGGCTGCCGCAGCTCCTGCTGCCCGCGCCGGCTCAGGAGGCGCTCTCCATCGGCCGCGCCCCGGGCTGCGGGCTGCGGCTGAGCCACGCGGGCGTCTCGCGCCACCACGCCACGCTGCGCGGCACCGGCACCGGCTGGCTGCTGACCGACCTCGGCTCGGCGAACGGCACGTGGGTCAACGGGCATCGCGTCGCCGGGACGGTGCCGGTCGGGCCGGGCGACCAGGTCCGGTTCGGCGCCGTGTCGTTCCGGCTGGCCGTGGTCATCGCCGGCCGCTGA
- the msrB gene encoding peptide-methionine (R)-S-oxide reductase MsrB: MGYQVSKTDDEWRQELTDEEYRVLRQAGTEAPFVGEYTDTKTVGVYGCRACGAELFRSETKFDSHCGWPSFYDPADSDAVETVPDHSLPGRPRTEVRCAACGSHLGHVFEGEGYGTPTDLRYCINSISIRLDPREQGS; this comes from the coding sequence ATGGGTTACCAGGTCAGCAAGACCGACGACGAGTGGCGCCAGGAGCTCACCGACGAGGAGTACCGGGTGCTGCGCCAGGCCGGCACCGAGGCGCCGTTCGTCGGCGAGTACACGGACACCAAGACGGTCGGCGTCTACGGCTGCCGGGCCTGCGGCGCCGAGTTGTTCCGCTCGGAGACCAAGTTCGACTCGCACTGCGGCTGGCCGTCGTTCTACGACCCGGCCGACTCCGACGCCGTCGAGACCGTGCCCGACCACTCGCTGCCCGGCCGGCCGCGCACCGAGGTCCGCTGCGCCGCCTGCGGCTCGCACCTCGGCCACGTCTTCGAGGGCGAGGGCTACGGCACGCCCACCGACCTGCGGTACTGCATCAACTCCATCTCCATCCGGCTGGACCCCCGGGAGCAGGGTTCCTGA
- a CDS encoding indole-3-glycerol phosphate synthase — MITTVLMIEKPMVPTDIELVTTLHGDEGQSFVVLMQPRGDQDRLLRALDDVALGEFGDAARESDEPEGEEAHQSAERALRHSLDALRAAGTEAVGQVIDEDPLELLSSVVRQTHADEVVVLTAPHYIEELFHRDWASRARHKVGVPVLRLFAHGE; from the coding sequence GTGATCACGACAGTCCTCATGATCGAAAAGCCCATGGTGCCCACCGACATCGAGCTCGTCACCACCCTGCACGGTGACGAGGGCCAGTCGTTCGTCGTGCTCATGCAGCCCCGGGGCGACCAGGACCGGCTGCTGCGGGCGCTGGACGACGTGGCGCTCGGCGAGTTCGGTGACGCGGCGCGCGAGAGCGACGAGCCGGAGGGCGAGGAGGCGCACCAGTCGGCCGAGCGGGCCCTGCGCCACTCGCTGGACGCGCTGCGGGCGGCCGGCACCGAGGCCGTCGGGCAGGTCATCGACGAGGATCCGCTGGAGCTGTTGTCGTCCGTGGTCCGGCAGACCCACGCCGACGAGGTCGTCGTGCTGACCGCGCCGCACTACATCGAGGAGCTGTTCCACCGCGACTGGGCCTCCCGGGCCCGGCACAAGGTCGGAGTCCCGGTTCTGCGGCTCTTTGCGCACGGGGAATGA
- a CDS encoding polyphosphate kinase 2 family protein produces MEHHRTSGEEAKEAEETSLRALARLRPGAPVDLAAIPSDATPGFAGAKAAGRAETAAMGAELAALQERLYAAATGGDRRRLLLVLQGMDTSGKGGTVKHVAGQVNPSGCRIQAFKAPTEEERAQHFLWRVTRALPKAGEIGVFDRSHYEDVLVVRVHGLVPEPVWTRRYDEINAWERALADDGVTFVKVFLHIGHEEQRERLLARLDKPHKHWKFDAGDIEERRRWPEYQRAYAAALERCSTDAAPWYVVPADRKWYRNWAVSRLLLEHLRALDPPYPTGDFDVAAIRARLRAEKAEAKVAKAKPQAQL; encoded by the coding sequence ATGGAACACCATCGGACATCCGGCGAAGAAGCGAAAGAAGCCGAGGAAACGTCACTGCGCGCGCTGGCGCGGCTGCGCCCCGGCGCCCCCGTCGACCTGGCCGCCATCCCGTCCGACGCCACCCCCGGCTTCGCCGGCGCCAAGGCCGCGGGCCGCGCGGAGACCGCCGCCATGGGCGCCGAACTGGCCGCGCTCCAGGAGCGGTTGTACGCGGCGGCCACGGGCGGCGACCGCCGCCGGCTGCTGCTGGTCCTGCAGGGCATGGACACCTCGGGCAAGGGCGGCACGGTCAAGCACGTCGCCGGGCAGGTCAATCCATCCGGCTGCCGCATCCAAGCCTTCAAGGCGCCGACCGAGGAGGAGCGGGCCCAGCACTTCCTGTGGCGGGTGACCAGGGCGCTGCCGAAGGCCGGCGAGATCGGCGTCTTCGACCGCTCGCACTACGAGGACGTGCTGGTGGTCCGCGTCCACGGCCTGGTGCCCGAGCCGGTCTGGACGCGGCGCTACGACGAGATCAACGCCTGGGAACGGGCGCTGGCCGACGACGGCGTCACGTTCGTGAAGGTCTTCCTCCACATCGGCCACGAGGAGCAGCGCGAGCGGCTGCTGGCCCGGCTCGACAAGCCGCACAAGCACTGGAAGTTCGACGCGGGCGACATCGAGGAACGCCGGCGGTGGCCGGAGTACCAGCGGGCGTACGCCGCCGCCCTGGAGCGCTGCTCGACCGACGCGGCGCCCTGGTACGTCGTGCCCGCCGACCGCAAGTGGTACCGGAACTGGGCGGTCAGCCGCCTGCTGCTGGAGCATCTGCGCGCGCTCGACCCCCCGTACCCGACGGGCGACTTCGACGTGGCCGCGATCCGCGCGCGGCTGCGCGCGGAGAAGGCGGAAGCGAAGGTTGCGAAAGCGAAACCTCAAGCCCAGCTCTGA
- a CDS encoding pyrimidine reductase family protein — protein sequence MRRLFPAPAGGDDHEWALSELADAYAYPEDHLLGDGWLRANMVSSADGAAYHGGRTQPISNAVDMRIFGVLRALADVVIVGAETVREERYRPARRRAEFVGRRTAAGQTPVAAIAVVSASLHLDFSLPLFTEAEVTTLIITGAKAPRTGLAAAEAAGVEVITAGDEARVDPLRIKPELVRRGHTRLLTEGGPRLLGQLAAVAAFDELCLTVSPRFTVGTAPRVLSGPELPAPRELELTDLLEDSGFLFSRYRRV from the coding sequence ATGCGACGCCTGTTCCCCGCGCCGGCCGGCGGTGACGACCACGAGTGGGCCCTGTCCGAGCTGGCCGACGCCTACGCGTACCCCGAGGACCACCTGCTCGGCGACGGCTGGTTGCGGGCGAACATGGTCTCCTCGGCGGACGGTGCCGCCTACCACGGGGGGCGCACGCAGCCGATCTCCAACGCCGTGGACATGCGGATCTTCGGGGTGTTGCGCGCGCTGGCGGATGTGGTGATCGTCGGCGCGGAGACGGTCCGCGAGGAGCGCTACCGACCCGCGCGCCGGCGCGCGGAGTTCGTCGGGCGCCGGACCGCCGCCGGACAGACGCCCGTGGCCGCCATCGCCGTCGTCAGCGCGAGCCTGCATCTGGACTTCTCGCTGCCGCTGTTCACCGAGGCCGAGGTGACCACGCTGATCATCACCGGCGCCAAGGCCCCGCGCACCGGGCTGGCCGCCGCCGAGGCGGCCGGGGTCGAGGTGATCACCGCGGGCGACGAGGCGCGGGTGGATCCGCTGCGGATCAAGCCCGAGCTGGTCAGGCGCGGCCACACCCGGCTGCTCACCGAGGGCGGCCCCCGGCTGCTCGGCCAGCTGGCGGCGGTCGCGGCGTTCGACGAGCTGTGCCTGACCGTCTCCCCCCGGTTCACGGTCGGCACCGCGCCCCGGGTGCTGAGCGGACCCGAACTCCCGGCGCCGCGGGAGCTGGAGCTGACGGATCTGCTGGAGGATTCCGGCTTCCTCTTCAGTCGTTACCGCAGGGTCTGA
- a CDS encoding SRPBCC domain-containing protein, which produces MTDALPRHPEQAELVSTDDHWALSLDRLLPHPAEAVWAALTRAREVPAWAPFAPSRDLDSPGPVELPETAEAEPVAPARVVRADPARLLVLSWDRDELRFALSADVTGTALRLTHTFADRSRAPSYAAGWHLCLAALDGILAGLDLPKVTGEAATAHGWEELHDRYGTLLEEV; this is translated from the coding sequence ATGACCGACGCACTGCCCCGCCACCCGGAGCAGGCCGAGCTCGTCTCCACCGACGACCACTGGGCACTCTCGCTCGACCGCTTGCTCCCTCACCCGGCCGAGGCCGTGTGGGCCGCGCTCACCCGCGCCCGGGAGGTCCCGGCCTGGGCGCCCTTCGCGCCCAGCCGCGACCTCGACTCCCCCGGCCCCGTCGAGTTGCCCGAGACGGCCGAGGCAGAGCCGGTCGCGCCCGCCCGGGTGGTCCGCGCGGACCCGGCCCGGCTGCTCGTGCTCTCCTGGGACCGCGACGAGTTGCGCTTCGCGCTGAGCGCCGACGTCACCGGGACCGCGCTCCGCCTCACCCACACCTTCGCCGACCGCTCCCGGGCCCCGAGCTACGCCGCCGGCTGGCATCTGTGCCTGGCCGCCCTCGACGGCATCCTGGCCGGACTCGACCTCCCGAAGGTCACCGGCGAGGCGGCCACGGCCCACGGCTGGGAAGAGCTGCACGACCGCTATGGCACCCTCCTGGAAGAGGTCTGA
- the murC gene encoding UDP-N-acetylmuramate--L-alanine ligase produces MTPAIPPAMARPHFIGIGGAGMSGIAKILTRRGARVAGSDSRDSETAAALRALGATVLVGHDAAHLAPDATCVVVSSAIREDNPELAEAARRGIPAVHRSEALAALMAGRRAVAVAGTHGKTTTTSMLAVALTALGLGPSYAIGGDLDAPGSNAEHGEGELFIAEADESDRSFHRYRPEVAIILNVELDHHANYASMDEIHESFETFADRIVPGGTLVINADQEGARRLTARLAGREDLRIVTYGESPDADVRVTGVRQARLTSEVTVVLDGRELTFGVSVPGRHYAHNAVAALAAGVAAGVPAPELARALGRYTGVRRRLQLKGEARGVQIIDSYAHHPTEMAADLDAIRGGTADGRVLVVFQPHLFSRTRELAAEMGEALALADASVVLDIYPAREDPIPGVTSALIVDAARAHGADVRAGHGKDAVPEVVAGMAGPGDVVLTMGAGDVTELGPKILARLSG; encoded by the coding sequence ATGACACCGGCGATCCCGCCCGCCATGGCACGGCCCCATTTCATCGGCATCGGCGGCGCGGGCATGTCGGGTATCGCCAAGATCCTCACCCGGCGCGGCGCCCGCGTCGCCGGCAGCGACTCCCGCGACTCGGAGACCGCCGCCGCCCTGCGGGCCCTGGGCGCCACCGTGCTCGTCGGCCACGACGCCGCGCACCTCGCCCCCGACGCGACCTGCGTCGTCGTCTCCAGCGCCATCCGCGAGGACAACCCGGAGCTGGCCGAGGCGGCGCGGCGCGGCATCCCCGCCGTCCACCGTTCGGAGGCGCTCGCCGCGCTGATGGCGGGGCGCCGGGCCGTCGCCGTGGCCGGCACGCACGGCAAGACCACCACCACCTCGATGCTCGCGGTCGCCCTGACCGCCCTGGGCCTCGGCCCGTCGTACGCCATCGGCGGCGACCTCGACGCCCCGGGGTCGAACGCGGAGCACGGCGAGGGCGAGCTGTTCATCGCCGAGGCCGACGAGAGCGACCGCAGCTTCCACCGCTACCGGCCCGAGGTCGCGATCATCCTCAACGTGGAGCTCGACCACCACGCCAACTACGCCTCGATGGACGAGATCCACGAGTCGTTCGAGACGTTCGCCGACCGGATCGTCCCGGGCGGCACGCTGGTGATCAACGCCGACCAGGAGGGCGCGCGGAGGCTCACCGCCCGTCTCGCCGGCCGCGAGGACCTGCGGATCGTCACCTACGGCGAGTCGCCGGACGCCGACGTGCGCGTCACGGGCGTCCGGCAGGCCCGGTTGACCAGCGAGGTCACCGTCGTGCTCGACGGCCGCGAGCTGACGTTCGGCGTCTCGGTCCCCGGCCGCCACTACGCGCACAACGCCGTCGCCGCGCTCGCCGCGGGCGTGGCCGCCGGCGTGCCCGCGCCCGAGCTGGCGCGCGCCCTGGGCAGGTACACCGGCGTGCGCCGCCGCCTCCAGCTCAAGGGTGAGGCCCGCGGCGTCCAGATCATCGACTCCTACGCTCACCACCCCACCGAGATGGCCGCCGATCTCGACGCGATCCGCGGCGGCACGGCGGACGGCCGGGTGCTCGTCGTCTTCCAGCCGCACCTCTTCAGCCGGACCAGGGAGCTGGCCGCCGAGATGGGCGAGGCCCTGGCCCTGGCCGACGCCTCCGTCGTGCTGGACATCTATCCCGCCCGCGAGGACCCCATCCCCGGCGTGACCAGCGCCCTCATCGTGGACGCCGCCCGCGCGCACGGCGCGGACGTCCGCGCCGGGCACGGCAAGGACGCCGTTCCCGAGGTGGTCGCCGGAATGGCCGGCCCGGGTGATGTGGTTCTCACCATGGGGGCGGGCGACGTCACCGAGCTCGGACCGAAGATCCTCGCCCGGCTCTCCGGCTGA
- a CDS encoding LysE family translocator — MWSTLPAFLGACLLIAASPGPSSVLIIRNSLRGRRTGMMTVLGNETGVFLWGVFAALGLTALLDASEVAYDVLRLVGAVVLIGFGVQGLRAARRTGTAGLEVTAADGTGSDLRSFRAGLLLNLANPKVGVFAMAFLPQFVPSGAPHLPTMLLLAAIWSVFEVGYYTTYVWGVGRMRRVLARAEVRSRLEQVSGGVMIALGIRLAVES; from the coding sequence ATGTGGAGCACTCTCCCGGCGTTTCTCGGCGCCTGCCTGCTGATCGCCGCCTCCCCGGGGCCCAGTTCGGTCCTCATCATCCGCAACTCCCTGCGCGGGCGCCGGACCGGGATGATGACCGTGCTGGGCAACGAGACCGGCGTCTTCCTGTGGGGCGTCTTCGCCGCCCTCGGCCTCACGGCGTTGCTGGACGCCTCCGAAGTCGCCTACGACGTGCTGCGCCTGGTGGGCGCGGTGGTCCTGATCGGCTTCGGCGTCCAGGGGCTGCGCGCCGCGCGCCGGACCGGGACGGCCGGCCTGGAGGTGACCGCCGCCGACGGCACCGGCTCGGACCTGCGCAGCTTCCGGGCGGGGCTGCTGCTGAACCTGGCCAATCCGAAGGTGGGCGTCTTCGCGATGGCGTTCCTCCCGCAGTTCGTCCCCTCCGGCGCTCCGCACCTGCCGACGATGCTCCTCCTGGCCGCGATCTGGTCCGTCTTCGAGGTGGGCTACTACACCACGTACGTCTGGGGTGTCGGCCGGATGCGCCGGGTCCTCGCACGGGCGGAAGTGCGCAGCCGGCTGGAGCAGGTTTCCGGCGGCGTGATGATCGCCCTGGGAATCCGGCTGGCGGTCGAGAGCTAG
- a CDS encoding GNAT family N-acetyltransferase, translating into MTDDLVIRALAEGEARQLFTTMPGLSDAALLGRPLLDPPLDVYETVAAGGEYRPEWTWVALRGGTVVARAAFWGGPGDEKPVALDWFDYTDRAAAVELLRTTPLRAEYELILPPGWREHPAVRAGAGARVDAAAEAGYRPLVERFRYLWTPANGLPERPGRLVFRPEPDDDVILDVLRRVHGATLDSHARRAIEHGGVELAAQEELDFFRWCPSPREWWQLAWTPEGEPVGIHVPARNHTKPIIGFIGVLPEHRGHGYGYDLLAECTRVLAAEGVPEIAASTDLQNAPMAAAFARAGYPVTQHRYCMTPP; encoded by the coding sequence ATGACCGACGACTTGGTCATTCGCGCGCTCGCCGAGGGCGAGGCGCGCCAGCTGTTCACCACCATGCCCGGCCTGTCCGACGCCGCGCTGCTCGGCCGTCCGCTGCTCGATCCACCCCTCGACGTCTACGAGACGGTGGCCGCCGGCGGTGAATACCGGCCCGAGTGGACCTGGGTGGCCCTGCGCGGCGGCACGGTCGTGGCCAGGGCCGCCTTTTGGGGCGGCCCCGGCGACGAGAAACCGGTCGCTCTCGACTGGTTCGACTACACCGACCGCGCGGCGGCCGTGGAGCTGCTGCGCACCACACCGCTGCGTGCCGAGTACGAGCTGATCCTGCCGCCCGGCTGGCGGGAGCACCCCGCCGTCCGGGCGGGCGCCGGGGCGCGCGTCGACGCCGCCGCCGAGGCCGGCTACCGGCCACTGGTCGAACGGTTCCGCTATCTGTGGACGCCCGCCAACGGGCTGCCCGAGCGGCCCGGACGGCTCGTCTTCCGGCCCGAGCCGGACGACGACGTCATCCTCGACGTGCTGCGCCGCGTGCACGGCGCGACGCTGGACTCGCACGCCCGCCGGGCGATCGAGCACGGCGGCGTCGAGCTCGCTGCCCAGGAGGAGCTGGACTTCTTCCGCTGGTGCCCCTCGCCGCGCGAGTGGTGGCAGCTCGCCTGGACGCCTGAGGGCGAGCCGGTCGGCATCCACGTGCCCGCGCGCAACCACACCAAGCCGATCATCGGTTTCATCGGTGTGCTGCCCGAGCATCGCGGCCACGGCTACGGCTATGACCTGCTGGCCGAGTGCACGCGTGTGCTGGCGGCCGAGGGCGTGCCGGAGATCGCGGCGTCCACCGACCTCCAGAACGCCCCGATGGCGGCGGCCTTCGCCCGAGCGGGGTATCCGGTCACCCAGCACCGGTACTGCATGACCCCGCCGTGA
- the zapE gene encoding cell division protein ZapE, with protein MSTISSKDQAGAISGPTALSAREPRVPAERLVAEMVPPPRFDSVRFDTYIPDPRQPSQSAAVKALADFAAGLGGAHATGAGRRGLWPRRARRPAEREPRGIYLDGGFGVGKTHLLASLWHATPAPPERKAFGTFVELTNLVGALGFQETVRTLSGHRLLCIDEFELDDPGDTVLVSSLLARLVAEGVALAATSNTLPGRLGEGRFAAADFLREIQGLAAHFRALRIDGEDFRHRGLPAAPAPRPDEEVTATARAVPGASLDDFGTLLGHLARVHPSRYGALCDGVPVVCLTGVRPVPDQATALRLVVLADRLYDREIPVLASGVPFDALFSEEMLGGGYRKKYFRAISRLTALARDAGADLERR; from the coding sequence GTGTCGACTATCAGCAGCAAGGACCAGGCCGGGGCGATATCCGGCCCCACGGCCCTGAGTGCCCGCGAGCCGCGGGTGCCCGCCGAGCGGCTCGTCGCCGAGATGGTCCCGCCACCCCGCTTCGACTCGGTGCGGTTCGACACTTACATCCCCGATCCCCGGCAGCCCAGCCAGAGCGCGGCCGTGAAGGCGCTGGCCGACTTCGCCGCCGGGCTCGGGGGCGCGCACGCGACCGGCGCGGGCCGACGCGGGCTGTGGCCCCGACGCGCGCGGCGGCCCGCCGAGCGGGAGCCGCGCGGGATCTACCTCGACGGCGGCTTCGGCGTCGGCAAGACGCACCTGCTGGCCTCGCTGTGGCACGCCACCCCGGCGCCGCCGGAGCGGAAGGCGTTCGGCACGTTCGTCGAGCTGACCAACCTGGTCGGCGCCCTCGGCTTCCAGGAGACGGTCCGCACGCTCTCCGGCCACCGGCTGCTGTGCATCGACGAGTTCGAGCTCGACGACCCCGGCGACACGGTGCTGGTCTCCTCGCTGCTCGCCCGCCTCGTCGCGGAGGGCGTGGCGCTGGCCGCCACCTCGAACACGCTTCCTGGACGGCTGGGCGAGGGCCGGTTCGCCGCCGCCGACTTCCTGCGCGAGATCCAGGGCCTGGCCGCCCACTTCCGCGCGCTGCGCATCGACGGCGAGGACTTCCGCCACCGCGGCCTGCCCGCCGCCCCGGCGCCGCGCCCGGACGAGGAGGTCACCGCCACCGCGCGGGCCGTCCCGGGCGCCTCGCTGGACGACTTCGGCACGCTGCTGGGCCATCTCGCCCGGGTGCACCCCAGCCGCTACGGAGCCCTGTGCGACGGCGTTCCGGTGGTCTGCCTGACCGGCGTGCGGCCGGTGCCCGACCAGGCCACGGCGCTGCGCCTGGTCGTCCTGGCCGACCGGCTGTACGACCGCGAGATCCCGGTGCTCGCCTCGGGCGTCCCGTTCGACGCGCTGTTCAGCGAGGAGATGCTGGGCGGCGGTTACCGCAAGAAGTACTTCCGGGCGATCTCCCGGCTGACCGCGCTGGCGCGGGACGCGGGCGCGGATCTGGAGCGCCGCTGA
- the treZ gene encoding malto-oligosyltrehalose trehalohydrolase: protein MLFEVWAPHARHVTLHLSDHGSAMEPDPEREGWWRARAEAGPGTRYGFALDDGPVLPDPRARRLPDGPEAPGAVVDLAAHPWRHPWPGRGLPGAVLYELHIGTFTREGTFDAAAGRLGHLAELGITHVELMPVCSFPGRHGWGYDGVAPWAVHEPYGGPEGLRRFVDAAHGHGLGVVLDVVHNHLGPSGNRLPEFGPYFTDRHHTPWGSAVNLDAPGSDEVRAYFVGSAVAFLRDFRLDGLRLDAVHALVDDRAEHMLAELSAAVDALAAETGRPLFLIAESDRNDPRTTAPREANGHGLHGQWNDDFHHALHAALTGEGQAYYADFALAPLAALARTATRGFFHDGGYSAFRGRRHGRPLNRATTGAHRLVGYAQTHDQIGNRALGDRLTALIGRDRAALAAALVLCGPFTPMLFMGEEWGATTPWQYFTDHPDPDLAEAVRAGRRREFAAHGWSAEEIPDPQDPATRDRSCLDWPDDPAAVWLWNWHRTLIAIRRDHLPPDLRLADVTADHDEAAGWLVLNSGPLTVAVNLSPTDPATVPLPAGPAELLATTHRCPPPDDDRLSLPPESAAVLLRPRAGRGERGQSERQRDEGKDVP from the coding sequence ATGCTGTTCGAGGTATGGGCACCACACGCCCGGCACGTCACGCTGCATCTGTCCGACCACGGCTCCGCCATGGAGCCCGATCCGGAGCGGGAGGGGTGGTGGCGGGCCCGGGCGGAGGCCGGGCCGGGCACGCGCTACGGGTTCGCGCTCGACGACGGCCCCGTCCTGCCCGACCCCCGCGCCCGCCGGCTGCCGGACGGACCGGAGGCGCCGGGCGCGGTCGTGGACCTCGCGGCCCACCCGTGGCGGCACCCCTGGCCGGGACGCGGGCTGCCGGGCGCGGTGCTGTACGAGCTGCACATCGGCACGTTCACCCGCGAGGGCACCTTCGACGCGGCGGCCGGGCGACTGGGGCACCTGGCCGAGCTGGGCATCACCCATGTGGAGCTGATGCCGGTCTGCTCCTTCCCGGGCCGGCACGGCTGGGGATACGACGGGGTGGCGCCGTGGGCGGTGCACGAGCCGTACGGCGGGCCCGAGGGGCTGCGGCGCTTCGTGGACGCGGCGCACGGCCACGGCCTGGGCGTGGTGCTGGACGTGGTGCACAACCACCTGGGCCCCTCGGGCAACCGGCTGCCCGAGTTCGGCCCGTACTTCACCGACCGGCACCACACCCCGTGGGGCTCGGCGGTCAACCTTGACGCCCCCGGTTCGGACGAGGTGCGGGCGTACTTCGTGGGCAGCGCGGTGGCGTTCCTGCGCGACTTCCGGCTGGACGGGCTGCGGCTGGACGCGGTGCACGCGCTGGTGGACGACCGGGCCGAGCACATGCTGGCCGAGCTGTCGGCGGCGGTGGACGCGCTGGCGGCCGAGACCGGCCGGCCGCTGTTCCTGATCGCCGAGTCCGACCGGAACGACCCGCGCACCACGGCCCCCCGCGAGGCCAACGGCCACGGCCTGCACGGGCAGTGGAACGACGACTTCCACCACGCCCTGCACGCCGCGCTGACCGGCGAGGGGCAGGCCTACTACGCCGACTTCGCGCTGGCTCCGCTGGCGGCCCTGGCCAGAACGGCGACCCGCGGGTTCTTCCACGACGGCGGGTACTCGGCGTTCCGGGGCCGCCGCCACGGCCGCCCGCTGAACCGGGCGACGACCGGCGCCCACCGGCTGGTGGGCTACGCCCAGACCCACGACCAGATCGGCAACCGCGCCCTCGGCGACCGGCTCACCGCCCTGATCGGCCGGGACCGGGCGGCGCTGGCCGCCGCCCTGGTGCTGTGCGGGCCGTTCACGCCGATGCTGTTCATGGGCGAGGAGTGGGGCGCCACCACGCCCTGGCAGTACTTCACGGACCACCCGGACCCGGATCTCGCCGAGGCCGTACGGGCGGGCCGCCGCCGGGAGTTCGCGGCCCACGGCTGGTCGGCGGAGGAGATCCCGGATCCGCAGGACCCGGCCACGCGGGACCGTTCCTGCCTGGATTGGCCGGACGATCCGGCGGCGGTGTGGCTGTGGAACTGGCACCGCACGCTGATCGCGATCCGCCGGGACCACCTGCCGCCGGACCTGCGCCTGGCGGACGTGACGGCCGACCACGACGAGGCGGCCGGCTGGCTGGTGCTGAACAGCGGCCCGCTCACGGTCGCGGTGAATCTCTCCCCCACCGATCCGGCCACCGTCCCGCTGCCCGCCGGCCCCGCCGAGCTCCTGGCCACGACCCACCGCTGTCCCCCGCCCGACGACGATCGCCTGTCCCTGCCCCCCGAATCGGCCGCGGTCCTGCTCCGCCCGCGCGCCGGGCGGGGAGAACGCGGCCAGAGTGAGAGGCAGCGCGACGAGGGAAAGGACGTGCCATGA
- a CDS encoding carbohydrate kinase family protein, producing the protein MDDDVLVVGGAGVDTIVRVDRLEVPDQDAVHVPPIRDYVAHTGTGAALGFHALGRRVRFIDFLGDDAQGALIRARFRGAGLPFEALPAPNGTPRSVNLVDAEGRRFSFYDGRHPADLLMPPDFALPHAERARHVHVSRPHFNRELFPVLAERGVPVSTDLHAWDGEAAGTLPWAFGADYVFLSAAAVRDRVDEVLRMIVTEGRARLAVATDGAHGCHVLARGDGEGVRHYPAVTPPDPVVDSNGAGDAFVTAFLHTWFDGGPDLLDRSVLAGLVSGAFACTVHGTHERHITATELAAAVRAIRNPAPGGPAGWRWS; encoded by the coding sequence ATGGACGACGATGTGTTGGTGGTAGGCGGGGCGGGCGTGGACACCATCGTCCGGGTCGACCGGCTGGAGGTGCCGGACCAGGACGCGGTGCACGTGCCGCCGATCCGGGACTACGTGGCGCACACCGGCACAGGGGCCGCGCTCGGTTTCCACGCGCTGGGGCGGCGGGTGAGGTTCATCGACTTCCTCGGCGACGACGCGCAGGGCGCGCTGATCCGCGCGCGGTTCCGGGGCGCCGGCCTGCCCTTCGAGGCCCTGCCCGCCCCGAACGGGACGCCGCGCAGCGTGAATCTGGTCGACGCCGAGGGACGGCGGTTCTCGTTCTACGACGGGCGGCACCCGGCCGATCTGCTGATGCCGCCGGACTTCGCGCTGCCGCACGCCGAGCGTGCGCGCCATGTCCACGTCTCACGCCCGCACTTCAACCGCGAGTTGTTCCCCGTGCTGGCGGAGCGGGGCGTGCCGGTCTCGACCGATCTGCACGCCTGGGACGGCGAGGCCGCGGGCACGCTGCCGTGGGCGTTCGGCGCGGACTACGTGTTCCTGAGCGCCGCCGCCGTCCGCGACCGGGTGGACGAAGTGCTGCGGATGATCGTGACCGAGGGCCGGGCGCGGCTGGCGGTGGCGACGGACGGCGCGCACGGCTGCCACGTGCTGGCGCGCGGGGACGGCGAGGGAGTGCGGCACTATCCGGCCGTGACGCCGCCCGACCCGGTGGTGGACAGCAACGGCGCGGGCGACGCGTTCGTCACGGCCTTCCTGCACACCTGGTTCGACGGCGGACCCGACCTCCTGGACCGGTCCGTCCTGGCCGGCCTGGTCTCCGGCGCGTTCGCCTGCACCGTGCACGGCACGCACGAGCGGCACATCACCGCCACGGAGCTGGCCGCGGCGGTGCGCGCGATCAGGAACCCTGCTCCCGGGGGTCCAGCCGGATGGAGATGGAGTTGA